In Puniceicoccus vermicola, the genomic stretch TACCTGAGCCAGTTGGCGCGGTCTAAAAAGGCCAAGGTTTTCGCCGTTCAGCACCTCGGAGAAGAAGACGGTCTCCTGCAATCGGCTGACCGCACTCCCAACACCCGTGGAAGTCTAGTGACTGGGCTCTTGTCCGACCTGCCGAGCGCAGATCTCAGCGATCTTGCTTCGCAAATTGACAGTGGGGCGGTGGATACCGTGCTAGCAGTGCATGAGGATTTGGTGGCCGCCGGTTTGACGGAAGCGCAAATTGCCAAGGTGCAGCTCATTCAGGTCGCCACTCAGAAGAGTGCATCGACCGCGTTGGCGGCGATCTTGATCCCGTCATTGACGGTCTTCGAACGCTCCGGAAGCTTCATCAATCAGCAGTTCCGACTGCAGAAGTTCCACGCCGTTATCCCTGGACCTGCGGGTCTCCTTTCCGATTTGCAAATCTTTGCCTCTCTGAAGTCTTTGGTCGAAGGGGAAACGGCAGCGACCGTGCAGGTCAAAGACGCCTGGAACTCCCTTTCTTCGGAGATCGAAGAGTTGCAGGGCATTCAATTCCGTTCGATCCCCGACGATGGGCAAACCATCTCGGCGGGGAATCTCGCCAATCTTCCATTCCCGGAGAAAAAATCGCTGAAGTTCGATGCACGCGAGTTCGCTCGCGAAGCGATCGGCGTCTCGGAAGCCTCCTGATCATTTTTGCCAATCCAGTCAGATTCCAATGGAACTCACATCCGTCCTCCTGAAAATTGTATACGCGGTCTTGATGATCGTGGTGGTCATGACCATGGCCGGATACTCCGTGCTCATTGAGCGCAAGGTTTCCAGCTGGGTGCAGGGCCGAGTCGGACCGAACCGGGCCTCTCCGTTTTTCGTCAAATATTTGCCTGTGATCGGGCCCATGCTCGTGCGATGGGGGATTTTCCAACCGGTGGCTGACGGGTTGAAGTTCCTTTTCAAGGAGGAGATCACTCCGGGGCACGTAAACAAGGTGTATTACTACATGGCCCCGATCATCGCGTTGGTGCCGGCGTTGACGACGATGGTGGTCATTCCGTTTGGGCAGTATACGAATCCGGATACCGGAGCGGTCAATCCGCTCATGTTAGCCCCGCTCGACATTGGGATTCTCTTCATCTTTGCAGTCTCTTCGCTAGGGGTGTACGGGATCGTGCTCGCGGGTTGGTCCTCGAACAATAAGTATTCCTTCCTCGGCAGCATCCGGAGCTCGGCGCAGATGATCTCCTATGAGCTCTCGCTGGGCCTCTCCATCTTCCCGTTGTTCCTCTGGCTCAACGCACCGGGGGTCGAAGGCGGCTTGGGTCTGACCTCGGTCGTCGGCTATCAGCAGAATATCTGGTTCATTTTTGTCCAGCCGCTGAGTGCGCTCCTTTTCCTCGTCGCCATCTTCGCAGAGACGAATCGCCTGCCTTTTGATATGGCTGAGTCGGAGACTGACCTCGTCGGTGGGTTTCACACGGAGTACGGCTGCTTCAAATTCGGGATCTTTTTCGTCGCCGAGTACGCGCACATCGTCATCGGTTCCGCTCTTTTCGCCCTGCTGTTCCTCGGGGGATGGCATTTCCTTCCCGGCGTAGCCAATCCTTGGCCCGATGGCTGGATCGGAGGCGTTCTCTCAACGATCTGGTTCATCATAAAGGTCGTGGCGATGATTGTCTTCTTCGTTCTGATTCGTTGGACGATCCCCCGGTTCCGTTACGACCAGGTGATGAAGCTTGGCTGGACCATCCTCCTGCCTCTGGCGATCGCCAACCTCATCTTGAACGCGATCATTATCGCTATCATCGATACACAGTAAATTTTGACTCACCATGGCTGAAACCAAAGTAATCGAGCGCAAGCCGCTGAGCCTGTCGGAGAGAACCTATCTCCCGCAGATCGTGTCCGGCTTGAAGACGACGATCTCGCAAATCTTCAAGCCCTCAGTCACCTTGCAGTACCCGGAGGAGCGTCCCCCGATCCCGAAAGGGTATCGAGGTGTGCCGACCCTGGTCAAAGACCCCAACGGTCGCGAGAAGTGTGTCTCCTGCCAACTGTGCGAGTTTGTCTGCCCTCCGCGGGCGATTCGGATCACCCCGGGCGAAATCCCTGAGGGCTCCGAGTATGAGCACGTCGAGAAAGGACCGGAAGAGTTCGAGATCAACATGCTGCGCTGCATTTATTGCGGGCTCTGCCAAGAGGTTTGTCCCGAGGAGGCTATTTTTCTTCAGGACGTGTTTTCACTTTCTGGATACTCGCGTGAGGAAATGGTGAACGATAAGAAGAAACTTTACGAACTAGGTGGAACGCTCCCCGACGAACATTTCAAGTGGGACAAAAAGAAGGCAGCAGAGGAGGCTGCGGCAGCGGGCGGACACCATTGAGGGCGCAATCCTTTCGATTTTTGTCTTTTCCCGCTAACACCTTTATTACAGGTTGATTTCCCGTGGACGTGCTTTTCATTATTTTCGCGGTATTGACGGTGCTACCGGCCTTTTTGATGGTCGTAGCTCGCAATCCGGTCAACGGCGCCATGTTCATGATCGTCTCCTTTGTGGGGATGGCCGCGCTCTTTGTGCTTCTGGAGGCCTTCTTTTTGGCCATTCTCCAGATTCTCGTCTACGCGGGCGCGATCATGGTGCTCTTTCTCTTCATCATCATGTTGCTCGACATGGATGAGGTGGAGAAGATCAAGCCTCGAACCGTAACGGCTTTTGCCAGCGGGATTTCCTTGGCCTTGATCGTGGTCGGGATCATTTCACTGCTCGGCTCGGACGGTATGTCCGGGCAGGCGTTTGCTTCCCTTGCGGCAGCCCCGGATTTCCCCTCCGCTGCGGCTCCGATGGAACTTTCTCTGAGCACCAAGTCCTACGGATTCGGGCTCTTCACGAAATACATGCTTCCGTTCCAGTTGACGGGGCTGTTGTTGTTGGTGGCGATGATCGGTGTGATTGTCATCAGCAAGAAACGGGAACCATCCCAGGAGCAGAGCGCTTCCTGACCTTTGATTGGTACGGATATTCGTCATGACACTTAGTCTGAATTCTTTCCTTTTCGTTGCGGGGCTGTTGTTCGCCATCGGTTTTTTCGGAGTGCTTCTCCGGAGGAACGTTCTGGTGATCTTCATGTCCCTGGAAATGATGCTCAACGCCGCGATTTTGGCGCTCGTCGCATTCTCACGGTTTAACGGCATTATGGACGGAAACATCTTTGTCTTTTTCATCATCACGGTCGCAGCGGCGGAAATTGCCGTCGGCCTGGCCATCATCGTGGCGCTTTTCCGGAAGCGTCAGTCGGTGATGGTTGAACAGCTCAGCAGCTTGAAGAACTGATCCGATGGAATTAAACACCCTCATGGTTCTTATCTTGGTGACCCCGCTTCTGTCGGCGGGGCTCATTGCGCTTTTCTTTCGCGATCGCGGAGGAATCGCTTCGGGGATCTCCGTCATTGCGAGCGGTCTGATTCTCGTCTTGTCGATTTTCCTCCTGCTGAACGCTCCGGACAAGCCTTACACCACCTCGATCGACTGGTTCACAGTGGGCGACCTCACGATCTCGTTGGGGTTCCTGCTCAATGGGCATACCCACCTGCTGCTGTTTGTGGTCTCCTTCGTCGGATTCTGGATTCATTTGTTCAGCATCGGGTATATGGATGACGACAAGGCGAAGGGGCGCTTCTTTGGCGGACTTTCGATCTTCATGTTCTCGATGCTCGGGATCGTCCTCGCGGACAACCTCGCGATGATATTCATCTTCTGGGAGTTGGTCGGATTCAGTTCTTACATGCTGATCGCCCACTACTGCGATACGGATGAAGCCGCCGAAGCTTCGAAGAAGGCTTTCATCGTCAATCGGGTAGGGGACTTTGGTTTCCTGATCGGGATTGTCTGGTGTTTCTGGAAGTTCGGCACCCTGAATTTGAGTGAAATCGATTTGGCGGTGGGAGCGAATCCAGCATTGGCCGTGACCGGATTGGGGCTGCTCTTGATCTGCGGATTCCTCGGAAAGTCGGCTCAATTCCCACTTCACGTCTGGTTGCCGGACGCGATGGCGGGCCCGACTCCGATCTCTGCTCTCATCCACGCCGCAACCATGGTGGCCGCGGGGATTTTCCTCCTCGTGCGGATCGATGTCCTCCTCACTCCTTTCGTTCTGGAATGGATCGCTTGGACGGGTGCTGGCATGGCCTTGATTGCTGGTTTTGTCGCTTTGGGGCAGAACGACATCAAGAAGATCCTCGCCTATTCGACGCTCTCGCAGCTCGGTTACATGGCGGCGGCAGTCGGGATTGGGTTGCCGGGATTGGGTCTGTTCCACCTGACAACCCACGCATTTTTCAAGGCTCTGTTGTTCCTCTGCTCGGGCTCGATTATTCACGCCTGCCACCACGAGCAGGACATCTTCAAGATGGGCGGATTGCTCAAGAAGATGCCCGTGACCTCGATTGCCTTCCTCGCCGGAATGCTCGCTCTCATGGGGGCAAACTTCACTGCCGGATATTGGAGTAAGGAAGCCATCATGACGGCCGCCTTCGCAATCGACGGACCGATCTTTTGGTTCCTCATCGGAGGTGCTGTGCTGACAGCCCTCTATATGGGACGACTCTTCCTTATCGCCTTCCTGGGCAAACCTCGCACTGAAAAAGTGGAGCATTGCAAGGAAAGCGGTCCGGTCATGCTTCTGCCGCTTCTGGTTTTAGGGGTCTTGGCGTTAATCGGTGGTTTCTACACCTTCTGGCCTGAGGTTCTCTCTCAGTCGTTTGTGGGTGAAGTAAATGCCGTATATCACGGGGAGGAGTTCCACCACGCTCACGAAACCCTCAAAATCTGGGGAACGGTTGCCTGGATTTCCGGGTTGGTCATTGCCCTCGTTCTCTACGGAATCGGCAGCTCCAAGGATCGCTTGGCTGAGAAGGTTCCGGCGCTCTACACAGTTTTCCGCCGCCGTCTCTTCATCGACGATGTCTATGATTTTTACGTCACAAAGATTCAGCAGCGGTTTGTCGATATCCTCGGTTTCATTGATCTCTTCCTGATTTCAGGAGTGATGGTCAGGGGATCGGCGGGAATCGCCGGACTTGTTGGGGTTTTCACTCGAAGTCTGCACGTCGGCAGTCTTCACGGATATGTTTATTGGTTTCTCTTGGGGATCGTTCTGTTTTGGGCGTTTTCCATGGGCTGGTTCTGATCGGAAATGGTTTTTGATAGTACACTTCTCCTCCTGGCGATTTTGATTCCCCTTTTCGGGGGATTAACGCTGCTCGGGTTCCGAAATCTTTCCGCTTCGGTGGTTCGGCTCGTGGCGTTGACCGGGTTCACTCTCCCTCTGCTGATCGCGATCTGGCTCTACTTTATGTTTGCCGGTGCGGATCAGGTGGATGGATACCGATTCTTCACTGAGCTTGATACAGGGCTGGGCTTCTTTGGCATCAACTTGACTCTGGGGCTGAACGGGATCTCTCTCCCGCTCTTTTTCCTCGCGGGACTCGTTGGGTTGGCCGCGGGTATTCAAGCGCTGCATTCCGACGCCGGACGCCGTCAGCTCTACTTGAGCTTGCTTCTGATCATGCAGGCAGGGCTCATGGGAACCTTCGCTTCAGTCGATATCTTCTTCTTCTATTTTTTCCACGAGCTCGCCCTCATCCCGACTTTCGTGATGATCGGCATCTGGGGAGGATTTGGCCGACGCTCCGCGGCGATCGAGATGACGATTTATCTGACGCTCGGTGCGATGCTTTCGCTTCTCGGGTTGATCCTCATCTACTCAGCTTCGGGAATCGATTCCTTCAATCTGATCGATATTCGCCAATACCTGATAGAGCAGCCATTGAGTGAAACCTTGAGCAATAATATCTTCGGATTGCTGCTCTTCGGTTTCGGGATTCTGGTTTCGCTCTTCCCCTTCCACAGTTGGGCTCCGCGTGGCTATGCGGCGGCGCCGACGGCAGCTGCGATGCTGCACGCCGGGGTATTGAAGAAGTTTGGCCTCTACGGGTTGATTCAGATCGCCTATCCGCTGCTTCCACAAGGGGCAGCACATTGGGGCCCTCTGCTCATGTGGTTGGCTTTGGGGAACGTGGTCGTCATCGGCCTCATCACCATGGCTCAGCGTGATCTGAAACAGATGGTTGGGTACAGCTCGGTGATGCACATGGGCTATTGCTTCCTCGGATTGGTAACCCTCAACTCGATCGGGGTAGGGGGAGCCGTGATCCTCATGTTTGGTCATGGTCTTTCCGTGGCGCTTCTCTTCATGCTCTCCACCGCGGTTTTCCATCGGACTCAGACTTACGACATGAAAGAGATGGGAGGCCTCGCCACCCGGACTCCGATTCTGGCCGGAATGTTCGTTGCCGCGACCTTTGCCAGCATCGGGCTTCCCGGATTTGCCAATTTCTGGGGTGAGTTTGCGATCTTCGTCTCGCTCTGGCACTACAATCCATGGGCTCTCGCAGCTGCGGCTACGGGCATCATTATCTCAGCGATTTACGGACTGCGGGCCGTGGCTTGGATCTTTTTCGGAAAGCCGTCCGAAGCCTTGGCTGAGCATTGGAAAGAGAACAAACCTTTCGAGTTGCGGCAGGGCGAACGTCTCTCGGCGACCCTGCTATTCTCCGGTCTTATGATCGTGGGATTCTTCCCGCGGATCTTCTCTGACTACGTCGATATGGATCTTACGCCTTATTTCTCGTCGGAACCGACTGCTTCGGTGCAGGCCGCCTCACCGGCGGAAATCGCCGCCCAGCAGAACGATTCCGAAATGTTTGTCGCCAACGCGACGTCCAATGATCTTTCCGCGAAAGTGGAGGTGGCTCGATGAATCTCGAAGTTTTTAAAACACTCTCGGAGTCCAACCGCTGGGGACTCCTTCTGCCCGAGATCTTTCTCGTCGGGCTGGCCTTGGTTCTTCTCGTCTTCGAGATGTTGTTCAAGCGCCAAGACCTTCTTCTCATCGTACGTCTCGCCATTTGGGGGCAGGTCTTGCTGTTGGGCTTGATCGCCCTCAGCTACTTGGAAGGTTTCCCCACCGAAACCGTCTCAGCATTTTCCGGGTTGATTCAGCAGAATCCGGCGACCGAGGTGATGCGGATATTCTTCATCACCGGTTCTCTTCTGGTGAGCTTTTTGGCGATGACCTACTTGAAGAAGCAGGATCTGCCGCGGACGGAGTTCCTCTCCATCACGATGTTGGTGACGGTGGGCATGATGATTCTCGTCCAGAGCTCGCAGTTCGTTCTCTTTTTCGTCGCTCTGGAAACCGTGACCGTGGGGTTCTACGTTCTGGTGGCCTATTGCCGGAAGAGCCCGTTCTCTCTGGAGGCTGGTTTGAAGTTCCTCGTCCTCGGGGCGATGAGCTCGGCGATCCTCCTCTTCGGAATTGTTTTTCTTTACGGTGTAGCTGGGAATCCCTCGTTGCCCGGGCATGTCTCGGATCCGATGAATTTCTCGCAGTTGGCCTCCTTTATTGCTGCCAACCCCAGCCATCCTTTGGTGCTGATTGGAGCTTCACTGGTCTTGGCGGGCGTTGCCTTCAAGGTGGGAGCGGTTCCTTTCCAGATCTGGATTCCCGACGTCTACCAAGGCGCGCCCACTCCGGTGACGGCCTTTCTGGCGGTTTCTTCGAAAGCCGCCGGTGTCTTCGTTCTCATGACGCTGGTTCGCGGTCCGTTCGCTCCGTTGAGTTCTTTCCTCATCCCGCTCCTTTCGACGGTGGCGGTCTTGACCATTCTCTTCGGAAACCTGACTGCACTGCCTCAGCGTAATGTGAAGCGCTTGATGGGGCTCTCTGGAATTGCCCACGCTGGATATCTCCTCGTCGGAGTAGTGGCTTCGATGACGGTCGAT encodes the following:
- a CDS encoding complex I subunit 1/NuoH family protein, encoding MELTSVLLKIVYAVLMIVVVMTMAGYSVLIERKVSSWVQGRVGPNRASPFFVKYLPVIGPMLVRWGIFQPVADGLKFLFKEEITPGHVNKVYYYMAPIIALVPALTTMVVIPFGQYTNPDTGAVNPLMLAPLDIGILFIFAVSSLGVYGIVLAGWSSNNKYSFLGSIRSSAQMISYELSLGLSIFPLFLWLNAPGVEGGLGLTSVVGYQQNIWFIFVQPLSALLFLVAIFAETNRLPFDMAESETDLVGGFHTEYGCFKFGIFFVAEYAHIVIGSALFALLFLGGWHFLPGVANPWPDGWIGGVLSTIWFIIKVVAMIVFFVLIRWTIPRFRYDQVMKLGWTILLPLAIANLILNAIIIAIIDTQ
- a CDS encoding NuoI/complex I 23 kDa subunit family protein; protein product: MAETKVIERKPLSLSERTYLPQIVSGLKTTISQIFKPSVTLQYPEERPPIPKGYRGVPTLVKDPNGREKCVSCQLCEFVCPPRAIRITPGEIPEGSEYEHVEKGPEEFEINMLRCIYCGLCQEVCPEEAIFLQDVFSLSGYSREEMVNDKKKLYELGGTLPDEHFKWDKKKAAEEAAAAGGHH
- a CDS encoding NADH-quinone oxidoreductase subunit J family protein: MVVARNPVNGAMFMIVSFVGMAALFVLLEAFFLAILQILVYAGAIMVLFLFIIMLLDMDEVEKIKPRTVTAFASGISLALIVVGIISLLGSDGMSGQAFASLAAAPDFPSAAAPMELSLSTKSYGFGLFTKYMLPFQLTGLLLLVAMIGVIVISKKREPSQEQSAS
- the nuoK gene encoding NADH-quinone oxidoreductase subunit NuoK, with product MTLSLNSFLFVAGLLFAIGFFGVLLRRNVLVIFMSLEMMLNAAILALVAFSRFNGIMDGNIFVFFIITVAAAEIAVGLAIIVALFRKRQSVMVEQLSSLKN
- the nuoL gene encoding NADH-quinone oxidoreductase subunit L; the protein is MELNTLMVLILVTPLLSAGLIALFFRDRGGIASGISVIASGLILVLSIFLLLNAPDKPYTTSIDWFTVGDLTISLGFLLNGHTHLLLFVVSFVGFWIHLFSIGYMDDDKAKGRFFGGLSIFMFSMLGIVLADNLAMIFIFWELVGFSSYMLIAHYCDTDEAAEASKKAFIVNRVGDFGFLIGIVWCFWKFGTLNLSEIDLAVGANPALAVTGLGLLLICGFLGKSAQFPLHVWLPDAMAGPTPISALIHAATMVAAGIFLLVRIDVLLTPFVLEWIAWTGAGMALIAGFVALGQNDIKKILAYSTLSQLGYMAAAVGIGLPGLGLFHLTTHAFFKALLFLCSGSIIHACHHEQDIFKMGGLLKKMPVTSIAFLAGMLALMGANFTAGYWSKEAIMTAAFAIDGPIFWFLIGGAVLTALYMGRLFLIAFLGKPRTEKVEHCKESGPVMLLPLLVLGVLALIGGFYTFWPEVLSQSFVGEVNAVYHGEEFHHAHETLKIWGTVAWISGLVIALVLYGIGSSKDRLAEKVPALYTVFRRRLFIDDVYDFYVTKIQQRFVDILGFIDLFLISGVMVRGSAGIAGLVGVFTRSLHVGSLHGYVYWFLLGIVLFWAFSMGWF
- a CDS encoding complex I subunit 4 family protein, with product MVFDSTLLLLAILIPLFGGLTLLGFRNLSASVVRLVALTGFTLPLLIAIWLYFMFAGADQVDGYRFFTELDTGLGFFGINLTLGLNGISLPLFFLAGLVGLAAGIQALHSDAGRRQLYLSLLLIMQAGLMGTFASVDIFFFYFFHELALIPTFVMIGIWGGFGRRSAAIEMTIYLTLGAMLSLLGLILIYSASGIDSFNLIDIRQYLIEQPLSETLSNNIFGLLLFGFGILVSLFPFHSWAPRGYAAAPTAAAMLHAGVLKKFGLYGLIQIAYPLLPQGAAHWGPLLMWLALGNVVVIGLITMAQRDLKQMVGYSSVMHMGYCFLGLVTLNSIGVGGAVILMFGHGLSVALLFMLSTAVFHRTQTYDMKEMGGLATRTPILAGMFVAATFASIGLPGFANFWGEFAIFVSLWHYNPWALAAAATGIIISAIYGLRAVAWIFFGKPSEALAEHWKENKPFELRQGERLSATLLFSGLMIVGFFPRIFSDYVDMDLTPYFSSEPTASVQAASPAEIAAQQNDSEMFVANATSNDLSAKVEVAR
- a CDS encoding NADH-quinone oxidoreductase subunit N, whose protein sequence is MNLEVFKTLSESNRWGLLLPEIFLVGLALVLLVFEMLFKRQDLLLIVRLAIWGQVLLLGLIALSYLEGFPTETVSAFSGLIQQNPATEVMRIFFITGSLLVSFLAMTYLKKQDLPRTEFLSITMLVTVGMMILVQSSQFVLFFVALETVTVGFYVLVAYCRKSPFSLEAGLKFLVLGAMSSAILLFGIVFLYGVAGNPSLPGHVSDPMNFSQLASFIAANPSHPLVLIGASLVLAGVAFKVGAVPFQIWIPDVYQGAPTPVTAFLAVSSKAAGVFVLMTLVRGPFAPLSSFLIPLLSTVAVLTILFGNLTALPQRNVKRLMGLSGIAHAGYLLVGVVASMTVDWAVYAVVFYLITYLLASFGVFGVMIHLAGDDDSDQEVDHYEDLGQRQPFLAGVLTIGLSSLAGIPPLGGFIGKLLIFIAAFQAELYGLLGAAIIGVVLSIYYYFGWIREAVFRVWRSPEGSGANSSEANPITVSTVETVTLGGLSALTIGIGLFPTLVDCLMRL